ACGACATCGTGCGCGACACCGTCGCCGATCTGGGCCTCGGCCTCGTCCGGATGGAACAGCGCCGCCACCACATCGCCGAGGTGTTCCGTCCCGACGCCGCGGCCGACCAGCCCCTGGAGGTGCGGTCCCGATGAGTACCGAGACGCAGATCCACAACATCGGGTACCGCAAGTACGACGGACCCCGCCTCGGCCGCGCCTACGCGCGCAGGTCCCTGTACGTCCAGTCCCTCCGCGGCGCCTACGGTCTCGGCCGCAGCGCCAAGTCGAAGGTGCTGCCGATGATCCTCTTCGGCGTCATGTGCGCGCCTGCGCTGATCGTTGTCGCGGTGGCCGTCATCTCCAAGGCGGACCGGCTGATGCTGGACTACACCCGCTACGCCATGGTCATGCAGCTGGTGATCTACCTCTACGTGGCCAGCCAGGCGCCGCAGTCCGTCTCGCGCGACCTGCGCTTCCGCACCGTCCCGCTGTACTTCTCGCGGCCCATCGAACGGGCCGACTACGTCGTCGCCAAGTACGGCGCGATGGCGTCCGCCCTGTTCATCCTGACCTCGGCGCCGCTGCTGATCCTCTACGTGGGCTCGCTGCTGGCGAAGATGGACTTCGCCGAGCAGACGAAGGACTTCGCGCAGGGCCTGGTGTCCGTGGCGCTGCTGTCGGTCCTCTTCAGCGGGATCGCCCTGCTGCTGGCCGCCCTGACGCCCCGCCGCGGCTTCGGCGTCGCCGCCGTGATCGGCGCGCTGTTCATCACGTACGGCGCCGTCACCACCCTCCAGGCCATCGCCTGGGCCACGGACAACCTGAACGCCGTGACCTGGCTCGGCCTGTTCTCGCCGATCACCCTCGTCGACGGCGTGCAGACCGCCTTCCTCGGCGCCACCACGTCCTTCCCCGGCGAGGTGGGACCGGACGCCGCCACCGGCGCGGTCTACCTCCTGGCCGTTCTCGCGCTCATCGCCGGTTCGTACGCCGCGTTGATGCGCCGCTACCGAAAGGCCGGGCTGTGACCTCCCTCCCGTCGCCCACCACCACCCTTCCCGAGAAGGGGCTGCGCCCATGAGCGTCCTCTCCATCGACCGTGTCTCCCGCTGGTTCGGCAACGTGGTCGCCGTCAACGACGTCACCATGTCCATCGGCCCCGGCGTGACCGGCCTCCTCGGCCCGAACGGCGCCGGCAAGTCCACCCTCATCAACATGATGGGCGGCTTCCTCGCCCCGTCCGCCGGCTCGGTCACCCTCGACGGACAGCCGGTCTGGCGCAACGAGTCCGTCTACCGCCACATCGGCGTCGTGCCGGAGCGGGAGGCGATGTACGACTTCCTGACGGGCCGCGAGTTCGTCGTCGCCAACGCCGAACTGCACGGCCTCGGCGCGGCGGAGGCCCAGCGCGCGCTCGCCACCGTCGAGATGGAGTACGCGCAGGACCGGAAGATCGGCACGTACAGCAAGGGCATGCGGCAGCGCGTGAAGATGGCGTCCGCCCTCGTCCACGACCCGGCGGTGCTCCTCCTCGACGAGCCGTTCAACGGCATGGACCCGCGCCAGCGCATGCAGCTGATGGACCTGCTGCGGCGCATGGGCGGAGAGGGCCGTACGGTCCTGTTCTCCTCGCACATCCTGGAGGAGGTCGAGCAACTCGCCTCCCACATCGAGGTCATCGTCGCCGGACGGCACGCGGCCAGCGGCGACTTCCGCCGCATCCGCCGCCTGATGACGGACCGGCCGCACCGCTACGTGGTGCGCTCCAGCGACGACCGGGCCCTGGCCGCCGCGCTGATCGCCGACCCCTCGACCGCCGGTATCGAGGTGGACGTGCGCGAGGGCCTCCTGCGCGTCCAGGCAGTGGACTTCGGCCGGTTCACCGAGCTGCTGCCGCGGGTCGCCCGCGAGCACTCCATCCGGCTGCTGACGGTCTCGCCTTC
This genomic window from Streptomyces thermolilacinus SPC6 contains:
- a CDS encoding ABC transporter permease gives rise to the protein MSTETQIHNIGYRKYDGPRLGRAYARRSLYVQSLRGAYGLGRSAKSKVLPMILFGVMCAPALIVVAVAVISKADRLMLDYTRYAMVMQLVIYLYVASQAPQSVSRDLRFRTVPLYFSRPIERADYVVAKYGAMASALFILTSAPLLILYVGSLLAKMDFAEQTKDFAQGLVSVALLSVLFSGIALLLAALTPRRGFGVAAVIGALFITYGAVTTLQAIAWATDNLNAVTWLGLFSPITLVDGVQTAFLGATTSFPGEVGPDAATGAVYLLAVLALIAGSYAALMRRYRKAGL
- a CDS encoding ABC transporter ATP-binding protein, which encodes MSVLSIDRVSRWFGNVVAVNDVTMSIGPGVTGLLGPNGAGKSTLINMMGGFLAPSAGSVTLDGQPVWRNESVYRHIGVVPEREAMYDFLTGREFVVANAELHGLGAAEAQRALATVEMEYAQDRKIGTYSKGMRQRVKMASALVHDPAVLLLDEPFNGMDPRQRMQLMDLLRRMGGEGRTVLFSSHILEEVEQLASHIEVIVAGRHAASGDFRRIRRLMTDRPHRYVVRSSDDRALAAALIADPSTAGIEVDVREGLLRVQAVDFGRFTELLPRVAREHSIRLLTVSPSDESLESVFSYLVAA